One Helicobacter pylori genomic window, TTGAAAGCTTGACGCTTTAAGCTTTCAAATGGTCATTGAGTTGCAATAATTCTGCGCTATTTTCTACTTTTTTGATAAAATCATTAATAGCATAACAACATATATTAATATTGTCTTTGAATTGGGCAAATTCCGCATATTCTTTGGCATCATCATGGATATTTGGAGCTACAAAAACACTAAATTTTTCTCTAATATCAGTGCTATTTTTAATCAATTCTTTTAAATGTCTGGCAATAGGTATCATTTCCAAGGTACTTTGACTTCTATCTCTAATCAAGCTCACTTCTATATAACTTTGGGCTTTTGTGTCCATAGCTACAATATCAGGTTTGTTGCCGCTTGCTGTGTATACGGGCAAGCCTTCATCATCGCTTTTATAATTGGGTATCACGCTTAAATTTTCAAAATGTTGTTTCAAGAAAATAGCGCTTAAAAATTCCAAGCGTAAAGGTTTATCAATGAGTCTTAAAAAACTATCTTTTGATTCTTGCTTGTTACAAGTAATGAGTAATTCTTGCTTGATAAAATCTTTAGTATAAGTGGTTGCTAGTTCATTCAATTTGCTTGATTTAACGCTCTCATTAGCGCTGATTGGAGTAACGCTAACAAGAAAGCTATCCACGATTGACATGTAGTTAAAAAAGGCGAGTTTGTTAGCTTGAGTGTCGTTTAAATAATCCCCTTTAAAAGCCTTATGAGTTTGTAAAATGTAATCTATTTTATTATTTTCATTAGTATTAATATCAATAAACCTACCATTACCACGCAATGAAATAAGTCCTGTAATACGCATTTTTCTAATGTATTCATCAACGGCTTCGTTAGTGATTTGGCTCATTTTAAATCGTGTTTTATTAACACTTTCTAAAAGTTTTAGGCATTTTTCATAGATAAATTCATCTGAGTAACTGAATTCTGTCTTATTGATAGTAACAATTTCTTGTCTTAAATGAATGATATAGTCATAAAGCCCATTAGCGTTATCATCTTTCCAACAAAGTAAGATAGGGATTTCTTTGACAGATAGGGGGGTTAGATGGGCATTTTTGAGCCGTTTTAAAAGCGAGAGCAATAATTTGAAAGGGTTGTTATGGTTTAAGTTCTTTTTGTAAGGGTTTCCCACTTCATATTTAGACAGAGCGTTTAAAAATATAGCCCCAACTACGCTTTCATCAACGCTTTCTTTAAAAGCATCGTTTTCTTTATCATAATAAGCAAGAATAAGCATCCTAGTGCTATCGCTGATGAGTATCTTCTCATATTTTGCATAGTAGCAAAACCCAAACTCACACATAAGCTTATACCAAGTGTCAAACCGACTTTCCCATCCATGCTCAAAACCCATCTCTTTATGATTTTGTGGGGATATTTCTATAATGCGTTCTAACTCTTCATCGCTAAAGACATACTCATTGGAGTCAAATTTTTCTTTCAATTCTTTATTTTGATTGATAGAAGTAGGTCTATAAAGCCTATGATCCAAAACGGATTTGATAATTTGCATAATCGTTGAAGATTTAAGGATTTGATTTTCAAACTTTCCTAAAACAGCTAAAAATTGTCCTATTCTTTTAGGGTTTCGCATGGTGGTTGAAAAGCTTAAAATTTTTCGTGCCGGTTTTTTAGTCATAATAATTGCCTATAATTAGTTACAAAGATTTCTTGACTATCTTCTTTAATAGTGTTGTCATTATAACTGATATAATTACTTTTGATATTAAAAATATAATATTTTTTAGCCCATTCTTTTAAAATAGAATTGGTCTCTCCCTTGTGATAAATAAGATTAGTTATACCAAATAAAACTCCCTTTTTATCTAGGCTATCTAAAGCACCATATAGGGCTATCTCATTATTGCTATCCCATAACTTGTTGTATTCACTATTTGAGATTAAATAAGGGGGGTCAAAATAAACATAATCATCTTTTAAATAGGTAGTATGGTTAAGAAAATCAATATAATCATTATTATGAAAAATAATGGTGTTTTGTTGCATAAAGTCTAGGTAGTTTTTTAGGGCATTATAAACATTTTCGTTAAAATCTACATTACCTACGGGTAAATTAAAAAGCCCTTTAGAATTAAATCTAATCATGTGATTAAACCCATAAATTAAAAGCAAATACAAATAAAGCATGTTGTTTTGATTGGAATTAAAATTAGCCCTTAGTTTTTCATAAGCTATTTTATTGTATTTAGCGTAGTAAGTTTTTATATATTGTTTTTTCAATTCACTAGGAGCTGTAATCCCCTTAAAAGAGAAAGACAAGCCATAATGAATGATGATTTTAGACAATTCATCAAAAAGCTCACAAGCATTGAACTTGCTTAAAGTTTTATGTAAATTGATAATGTTAGTATCTATGTCATTAGCTAAGTATCTTTTAGCCTTAGTGTTTAAAAACACGCTACCCCCACCCACAAAAGGCTCAATAAATTGATTAATGTTATTTGGGAATAGCTTATTGAGCTGTGGCATGAGTTTATATTTATCCCCTACATAGAAAAAGGGAGAACGAATACTTTTTTTCAAGGCTTCACTTCCACTATAAATAAAAATTCTTTATGCTCTTTAAAATCAGTTTTTCCTGAATTAAAAAAACTATGAGCCTTTTCTTTAACGCTTAATTTTCCTTTTTGACTCAAAATTCCCACTAAATCTTTAAAGTCTATTTTATTTTGCGAAGAGCTAGACTTAGAATTATAGGTATTATTATAAGTTAAAGCAATCCTTTTACAATCTAGTTTTTCAATTAAATCGCTCAATTCTTTCTTGGCATTAGAGCGACAATATTCGCTCATGTTCTCGCATAATGGCTTTAAAGCTGTTCCATAGAGTTTGGGTTTTTTCCACTGCACTAGGTTTTCATAGAGATGATAAAACCGGCTGTATTGCCTTGAATTGTATGGAGGGTCAATAAAGACTAAGTCTATTTTTAAGGTTTTAGCCAATTCGTTAGCGTTTTTTCTCTCTATCATGATATTTTTATCATGCTTTATAGGGCTAATAAGCTCAAAAATAAATTTATCTTGCAAAATCTCTTTTTTCCTATAAGCTTCATAATGCCCCACCGTGTTAGCTATCTTATCCATTGAATAAATCAGGCTTGTTAATAAAATATCTTTATTTAATTTATCTAAGTTCAAGCTTTCTATATGCTCTCTAATGCTACCGATTTTGATACAATCTTTATAGCTGAAAAATTTGCCGCTAAAATGTTGGCTAAAATAATTTTCTTCTAGCTTTAAAGCTTGAGTATAATATTCTTTCAGTTCTTCAAGCACCTTAAAATCAGCGTCTTGCCCCCTAAAAAAAGCATGATAAATGACTTCATTAGAAAATAAAATATCATTTATAATAATGTTTTTAATGTTAGGAATAGTGGCAAATTGACCAGCCACTACCCCACTTCCGGCAAAAATATCGCACACGCTTTTGATATTATTTAATTTTAAATTCCCAAATACCCACTCTATAAGCTTGGTTTTTGAGCCGATATACCGGCGGTTTTTTAGATTAAATCTTTCCACTAGCCACCTTTAAACTAAGAGAATAAAACCACTTAATGACATATAAGATTTAAAAATCACAACCTCTTATTAAGCTTTTTAAAATACCAAAGACTAAGAGCTAAAAATACGAAAAAGGGCGATAGCACGCCTATTTCAGGAATGAGTATCCCTGAAATGCTGAACTTCCCTAAAGCAAAGAATAGCCCCCACACAACAAGCGTGATAATGATAAACTTTAGCCCTAAAAGAGCCAAGTTTTCATAGCGGGCGAGACTGGGCGAAAAATAAGCGATTAAAACGCTTAAAAACGGCACAAAAAAGGGCAAAATCGCAAACACATACAGAAATGAGCGCACTTTTTTCGTGTCGGCGTTTTGGCGCACTAAAGCATGCAAGGATAAAAGAGCGTCTGTGATAGAAACCGCGGGCTTGTTTTGGTAAATGGTGTCTAAAACTTTAGGGCGGAAATTTTTGAGCGTTTTAAAGGTTTCTAAACGCGTGGTGTTTAAAGCGTTTGCGCCCAGTTCAAAACTTAAGGGCATTTCATAGATAGTAGTGTCATGCAAGATCCAATACTTGTCTTCAAAAAAAGCTTCTTTAGCTTCAGCGTAAGATTCTAAAGTCTTATCTTTTAGGCGAAAAACCTTGATATTTTGGGCTTTTTGCAATAAGGGATTAATCTTATCAAAATACACATAATCATCGTTGTATTTCACTAACAAATGCTCTGAAACGCTTAAAGAATTGTCTTTGTAGATCAAATTTTGCGTTTTTTCTTCCATGTACACAAAAGGAGTCGCGTTCAACCCCACATAAACAGCCGTGAAAAACAAGCTGATGAAAAAAATAGGGTTTAAAATCTGGCGTTTGGAAAAGCCAATGGAGAGCAAGGCGGTGTATTGGTTGGATTTAATGAATGCGATATAAAATAAAACCATCGCCAAAAGCAAGGAAATGGGCAAGGTGTAATTGAGCGCAAATAAAATGTCATAGGTGAAAAATAAAATAATCATGTTCGCAGAATCGGGCATTTTATCGGCGTATTTCAGGCTGTCAATGCCTACAAAAAACAATTCTAAAGCTAAAAGCACGATTAAAAAGTATTTGAAATAATACCACCCCACAAATCTAAACAAACGCACTTTAAACCCTTAACTTTCTATGATTAAAGGTTTTTTAAGCGTGAAACGATTTTGCATGGCGTTAAAATCATGGCTTTCTATAAAAAATTTTAGGGCGTTTTTGGCATGTTCAAACACAGCGTTTTTTAAAGGCTCTTCGTTTTTGTGGAATTTTGAAAGCACATGCTCAATCACGCCAATCCCTTTAGAAATCCCTACCCTCAAGCGGTAATAAGAATTCGAACACAATAAATCAATGGACTTTAAGCCATTATGCCCCCCATTCCCCCCACCCTTTTTAAACCTCACAACGCCTAAAGGTAAATCCAAGTCGTCATGGACAATTAAAAGCTCTTCAGTTTTGTAAAAATTTTTAGCGCTTAAAACGCTCTCGCCGCTCAAATTCATGTAAGTTTGGGGCTTGAGTAAGATAAAATCCTTATAAACGCATAAACAAGCGTTGTGTTTGGGAGAAAAAGTGAAAGAAAGATCCAATTCGCTAACGAGCGAATCTAAAATATCAAAACCAGCGTTGTGTCTGGTGTGAGCGTAACGCAAAGTAGGGTTGCCTAAACCCACTAAAAGCGCCATAACTTCAAATCACTTCGCTTTAATCACACCGATCACAGCGATAGAATCATGATCTAAAATCTTAACATTCTCATGTTTTTCTAAATCGCGCACCAAAATAGACTCATTCACATCTAAAGGGGCTACATCCACTAAATAGTGATCGGGCAAATGCTCTGGAGCGCATTCCACGCTGATACGCTTTTTAGAGAGCATCAAAATCCCTTTATTTTTCAAGCCCACTGGAGTGCCTTGGTGTTTGACGGGGACTTTAAATTTGGACTTCACGCCCTTAGTAACAGCGAGTAAATCCACATGGATAAGCTCGTTAGTAACGGGGTTTTTTTGGTATTCTTGAACCACGACTTCAAAAGTCTTATCCCCTAATTTCACCGGGAAAATCAAATGCTTTTTTTCCTTAAGGTATTTAATGAAAGGGTTTAATTTGAACGCACCATTCACGTTTTCAATGCCCTTTCCATAAACATTTGCGATTAGATAGCCATCTTTTTTTAAAGCTTTAGCGTTAGCTTTAGTAATACTCTCTCTAATAACGCCTTCTAACATGTCAATCCTTTAAAATAAAATAAGGGCTTATTCTATCCAAAAAACCCTTAAAAATCAAAAACTGCTTAAAAGCTTTTCAAAGGATTGTTTGAACGCTATCAAGCCTTCTTTAAGGAGTTTTTGAGCGGTGTTTTCTAAATCAATGTTGTGCGTTTTTAATTCTTTTTTGAACGCTTCAATTTTTGCACTTTTTAAAGGGGTTTGATACTCGGTGTTTGGGTCAAGCAAATAAGCGTTTAAAGCCTCTAGGGGGGCTGTATTGATAGAGTTTTTAAAACACAGCGCTTTAATGTAATAATCTTTAGCTAAAGCGTTGGATTTAACGCCTGTGGATGCAAAAAGAGTGCTTGTTAGCTTATTCGCATGCTGACTGATTTGATAATAGCACTCGGTAGCGTTCATGATCCCGCTTTGAGCTTGCAAATTTTTTGGCGCTAAAGGGTCTATTTCTTTGTCAAATCGTGAGACAAACACGCTAATGACCGCTCTTTTTTGCACTTCTTTGGCTAAGATTTGAGCGGTTTCACCGGCAATTTTAGGCGAAAAGACTAAAGTTACATTAACAGGAATAGAAGCTTTAGTTAAAGCGCTAATGACTTCAAGAGCGCTTTCGCTCGCTGGGACTTTAATCATCACATTAGGGCGGTTTAGTGTTTTGAATAACCGCTTGGCTTCATCAATGCTTTTAATGGCATCATCTTCTAAAAAAGGGTCAATTTCTAGGCTAATGTAGCCGTTGTTAGGGTCTTTTTCATATAAAGGCATTAACGCGCTGGAAGCTTGTAAAATATCCTTTAGCGCCAAAGTTTCATAAATTTCTTTAGCTTTTTTGCCTTTGAGTTTAGCGATTTCATCTTGATAAAACGCGCTTTTTATGATCGCTTCGCAAAACAAACTGGGGTTACTCGTCGCCCCGCAAATAGCCCCCTTATTGATGAGCTTTAAAAAGTCGTTTTCTAAAAAATCCCTTTCTATAAAATCGCACCACAAACTAAATTCTTGCATGTTTCATCCTTGTTTTAAATTGAGATAATAATCTTTAACGACTTCCTGGTCGCTAAAAAAAATCGTTTTGTCTTTAAAGATTTGAATGTTTTCATCGCCCTTGCCTAAAATCAACAACACCTCATCGCCTTTTAAATTTTCTAAAGCGTTTAAAATGGCTTTTTTTCGGTCTTTTTCTACAATGACTTTAGAAGAATCGCTGATGCCTTTTAAAATATCCTTAATAATGTCTTCTTCGTTTTCGCTTCTGGGGTTGTCTGAAGTTAAGATGATTTTATGCGCATAACAGCTCGCTATTGCTCCCATTTTAGGGCGCTTGGTTTTATCCCTATCGCCCCCTGCTCCAAAAAGAGCGGTGATTTTTTGGTCTTTAAAGCTTTCAAAGACTTGTTGCATGCCGTCTGTGGTGTGGGCAAAATCCACAACTACTAAAGGTTGAGAATGCACAATTTCCAAACGCCCCTTCACCCCATAAAAGTTTTCTAATAACGGCACAATCGCTTCTAGCGGTAATTGAGTGAGTAATTTAACCCCTAAAACGCCCGCTAAAATATTATAAAGGTTGTAACGCCCTAAAAGGAGGGAATGGACAAGAGCGATTTCTTTAAGATTAGGATCTCTTAAATTTTGTTGGTAGCATAAAGACGCGCTGATGGAGGGGTTGAGCGAAAAGGCTTGAACGTTTAAATGCGCTTTTTTATCCAGCGCGTAAGTGTGCGCGTTAATGGGGTTAAAAAGGGCGTTTGTTTCATCTCTGTTAATCACTTTCAAGCCCTCATCTTTAAAAAAGCTGTTTTTAGCGTCTCTGTAATTTTCTATGCTTTCGTGGAAATCTAAATGATCGCTTGTGATATTAGTGAGAACTTTAAGGGCGAAATCAAGCCCAGCGGTGCGCTTTTGGACAATCGCATGGGAGCTCACTTCCATAATAAAGTATTCACACTCCAAACGCACCGCTTCTTCTAAATCGCTATAAAGCTCTAAAAGAGTGGGCGTGGTCAAGCCCTTTTCTTTGATTCGTTCATCGTTGATAAAAAACCCTCTTGTGCCTAAAAGAGCGGTCTTTTTATTCAAATCTAAGAGCAAGGAATACATCAAACTCGCTGTGGTTGTTTTACCATTAGTGCCAGTAATCCCTACAATTTTAATCTTAAAATCAAAGTAGTTTTTAAGCTCGTTAAAATCTAAAATAGCCAGGTTTTTTTCTGCAATTAAAGGAGAGTATTTTTCATTTAAAGGCGTTTTGACAAAAAGGATTTCTTCAGGGTTTTCTAAAACTTCATTCGTGTTATCGCTTAAAAAAGAATAGGTGTGGTTTTGATAAGTTAGGGTTTTTTTAAGCTTCATTCTTTAAGCCTTATTGGATTTGAGAGCGTCTTCTAAAAGAGAACGCAAAAATTTATCGTAAATAAAAGAATCTTCATGCATGTTTTCAATGTAATTTATTGCTAATTCATAATAGCCATAATGGTTCAATTCTTTCAAAAATTCATAAAAATCCTCTTTATTGTCAAAAATCACCCTAGAGCTGAACATCAAATCTTCAAACGCTTCCTTAAAACCGCGCTCCAAACTCAAGCGTTTGAAATCCGCATACAAAATGCCGTTCAACTCCTCGCCTTTTTGAGAAATTTGCGCATCAATCTTTTCAGCCATTTGGTTTAGCCCCTCATCAAAAGAAGCGATCAAATTGATGATTTGCTCTTCAGCCTGGTTTTTTAAACTCCGTTTTTGCATAGCGATCAAGCTTTGATACAATTCATAAAAGCTATGGGCTTCTTTAGGGAAATCCTTAGCGATGTCGCTTAATAACGCCCCCACTTTGGCTTTTTGGTTGTCTTTATCCAAAAACAACACTTCAGAAAAAAGGCGTAACGCTTCAGCGTAATGGGCTTGCTTGAACGCTAAAAAGCCATCTTTAATCAACACGCGCTTTTTAAATTCATAATCAAACTTTTGCATGCCTATAGTCCTTAAAGCTTATCAAACTCCTTAGCGTTTTCTAAGCACACCACTTCTAAATTGGGGTGAATGTCCATTTTAAGCTGCCTTTCAATGACATTTTTTAAAGTGATTTTACTGCTAGAGCAAGTCTTACACGCTCCCTCTAAAGCCACATAAATTTTCATGCTTTTCACCCCTAGCACTTCAATATTACCGCCATCTTTGAGCAAGTAAGGGCGGATTTTTTCTATCACAATACGCACCGGTTTTTGTAAATCTTCATCGCTAAATTCTATCATTTTTAAAAACCTTATTTTTAAAATTTTACTTTAAGATACCATATAATGAGCCATTTTTATCAAACAACGCTTTTTAAGAGTGGCTCAAGGGCTAATTGGATAGAATGGATTCACTATTAGGATAAGGTTTTGATGACGATATGGAAATTAAAAACATCAAAGAGTTTGAAAAAGCTTCCAAAAAACTCCAAAAAGACACTTTAAAGATCGCTCTCGCTCTTTTGTTTCTCATTGGCGCTGCTTTGCTCGCTCTCATTTTTGGGCAGGCTAATTCTAAGGGATTGTTGCTCATCTTTGCGGCTGTGATTGGGGGCTATATGGCGATGAATATTGGCGCTAATGACGTGTCTAATAATGTCGGCCCTGCCGTAGGCTCTAAAGCCATTAGCATGGGCGGGGCGATTTTGATCGCTGCGATTTGTGAAATGCTTGGAGCGATCATTGCCGGGGGGGAAGTGGTTTCTACGATTAAGGGCCGTATCGTTTCGCCTGAATTTATTAATGATGCGCATGTTTTCATCAATGTCATGTTGGCTAGCTTACTCAGTGGGGCGTTGTGGTTGCATGTGGCGACTTTAATTGGTGCTCCTGTTTCCACTTCACACTCTGTAGTGGGGGGGATTATGGGGGCTGGAATGGCAGCAGCTGGAATGTCTGCTATTAATTGGCATTTCTTATCAGGCATTGTGGCCAGTTGGGTAATCTCGCCTTTAATGGGGGCTTTGATAGCCATGTTTTTTTTAATGCTCATTAAAAAGACTATCGCTTATAAAGAAGATAAAAAGAGCGCGGCTTTAAAGGTCGTGCCTTATTTGGTAGCGTTGATGAGCTTAGCCTTTAGCTGGTATTTGATGGTTAAGGTTTTAAAACGCCTCTATGCGGTGGGTTTTGAAATCCAACTGGCTTGCGGTTGCATCCTTGCACTTTTAATCTTTATCCTTTTTAAAAGATTTGTGTTAAAGAAAGCCCCGCAATTAGAAAACAGCCATGAAAGCATTAATGAGCTTTTCAATGTCCCTTTGATTTTTGCCGCTGCGCTTTTAAGCTTTGCGCATGGGGCTAATGATGTGGCTAACGCTATAGGCCCTTTAGCGGCCATCAGTCAAACTTTAGAAGATGCAAATAGCCCTATAGGGAATACTTTAAGCTCTGTGCCGTTGTGGATTATGGTAGTGGGGGCAGCTGGGATCGCTTTAGGCTTGAGTTTGTATGGGCCAAAACTCATTAAAACGGTGGGGTCTGAAATCACAGAATTAGACAAAATGCAAGCCTTTTGCATTGCGCTTTCTGCAGTCATCACCGTGCTTTTAGCCTCTCAATTAGGCTTGCCGGTAAGCTCTACGCATATTGTGGTGGGCGCGGTGTTTGGGGTGGGCTTTTTAAGGGAGCGCTTAAGAGAGCAATCCAGAAGGCGTTTTGCTAGAATCAGAGACAACATTGTAGCGGCGCACTTTGGGGAAGATTTAGAAGAAATTGAAGGTTTTTTAGAGCGCTTTGATAAAGCCAATTTGAAAGAAAAATCGCTCATGCTAGAGAGCTTGAAAAAAAGCAAGAACACCGCCATCGCTTTGGAATTGAAAAAGAAAGAAAAAAAGTCGCTTAAAAAAGTGTATAAAGAAGAAGTGATCAAACGCTCCATTTTAAAAAAGATTGTTACCGCTTGGTTGGTAACCGTGCCGGTTTCTGCGCTTTTAGGCGCGCTTCTGTTTGTGGCTCTTGGTTTTACAGAAAAGTATTTCTAGGGTTTTTGAAGGCTTGATTTTTAAAGTTAGGCTTAATCTTTTATGTTAAAATTCTAAGATTTTATATATTTTATATTTATCGTTAGGTTTTAGGTTTAAATCATGGGGAGGAATCAAGGAGCTTATTTGGACCCGTCTGAATCAATTCTGATGTTGATGGTTACTTTTTTATTGGTGCTGTTGAACGCTTTTTTTGTGCTTTCAGAGTTTGCCCTTGTGAAAGTGCGTAAAACCCGCTTAGAAGAGCTGGTTAAAATCGGTAATTCCAACGCTAAACTCGCTTTAAAGATGAGTCAAAGACTAGACACTTATTTGAGCGCCACGCAGTTAGGCATCACCCTTTCTTCATTGGCTTTAGGTTGGGTGGGTGAGCCTGCTATCGCAAGGTTGTTGGCCGCGCTGTTTGAGTCTATGGATTTGAGAGAAAATCCTATTTTTATCCATTCAATGAGCGTGGTCATAGCGTTTTTAAGCATCACTTTTTTGCATGTCGTGTTGGGCGAGATTGTGCCTAAATCTTTAGCGATCGCTAAATCTGAAAAAGCCGCTCTTTTTGCCGCGCGCCCTTTGCATGTGTTTTGGGTGGTGTTTTATCCGGTGGTGCGCCTGTTTGATGTGATCGCTCATTTTTTTTTGAAAAAGATGGGCGTCAATCCTAAAGAGCATGAGAGCATGCATTCTGAAGAAGAGTTAAAAATCATTGTGGGCGAGAGTTTGAGAGAGGGCATTATTGATTCAGTGGAGGGCGAAATCATTAAAAACGCGGTGGATTTTTCTGACACGAGCGCTAAAGAAATCATGACCCCACGAAAAGACATGGTGTGTTTGGACGAAGAAAACAGCTATGAAGAAAATATAGACATTGTTTTAAAAGGCCATTTCACGCGCTACCCTTATTGCAAGGGTTCTAAGGATAACATTATCGGCATGGTGCATATTAGGGATTTGCTTTCTCGCTCTATTTTTACCCCTAAAATGCATGATTTCAATCAAATCGTCAGGAAAATGATCATCGTCCCTGAGAGCGCTTCCATTTCTCAAATCCTTATTAAAATGAAAAAAGAGCAAATCCATACCGCTTTGGTGATTGATGAATACGGCGGCACGGCCGGGTTGCTCACGATGGAAGACATTATTGAAGAGATCATGGGCGAGATTAGCGACGAATACGATTTGAAACAAGAGGGCGTGAACAAGCTTGAAGAGGGCGTGTTTGAATTAGAGGGCATGCTGGATTTGGAGAGCGTAGAAGAAGTGCTTCACATTGAATTTGACAAAGAATGCGAGCAGGTAACGCTTGGGGGCTATGTTTTTAGCTTGCTAGAGCGCATGCCTATGGAGGGAGATACAATCGTTTCGCATGGGTATTCTTTTGAAGTGTTAAGCGTGGATGGGGCTAGGATAAAACGCTTAAAAGCGGTTAAACAAGATCGGGGAGAAAATGAAGCATGAAAAAAACAACCCTCTTTGTATTGGGCTTATTATTCAATAGCTCTTTGAACGCTGTTGATGGAGTTCCTAAAACCGATCTTTCTTCTTTGAATTTGGCTGAAGACAGCCTGCCTTTGAACCACCCTAACGCCCAAAAGCTCTCTTTAAAAAACGCATGGGCTAGGGTATTGTCTAACCATGAAGGCTTGCATGCACAAGAATACGCCATTAAGCGAGCGAGTAAAATGAAATTAGCGGCTAAGCTTTCTTTTTTGCCTCAAATTGATTTGAGCGCTTTTTACGTGTATCTCTCTAACCCCATTAAAATGGATTTTGCCAGCCAAAAACAAGCGGGCGTGCAAAAAGCCACCAACCAGATCCATCAAGGCTTGCAAAACATCCAACAAAATATCCCCCCTCAAGTATTAACCCCTCAAATCCAAGCGGGCATGCAAGGGGTGATGCAAGGCTTTGGGGCTTTGAGCAGCACTTTAGAAGCCCCCTTATTGTTTTCTAAGCAAAATGTGGTGATTGGGGCTTTGAGCATTATTTATCCCCTTTATATGGGTGGGGCAAGATTCACGATGGTGCGCATTGCGGATTTGATGCAAAAAGACGCTAATGAAGTGTATCGCTTGAAAAAGCTTTCCACTTTTCAAGAGCTTGTGAGCGTGTATTATGGCATGGTGTTAAACGCAGAAGTGGCTGAAACTTTAGAAGAAGTGGAAAAAGGCCATTATAAACATTTCCAAAACGCTTTAAAAATGCAAAAAGTAGGGCAAATCGCTAGGGTAGAAACCTTAGGCGCTCAAGTGGCTTATGATAAGGCCCATATCGCTAGCGTTAAGGCTAAAGATGTGTTAGAAGTTTCGCAGCTCTCGTTCAATTCTATTTTGTCTAGCAAAGACGATCTAGCGCCTTCAAGCAAATTAGAGATCCACACCGAGAAAAATCTGCCCGATTTGAGCTTTTTTGTTGCTTCCACGCTCAATTCTTACCCGGTTTTAAAGACTTTAGAAAATCAGGTTCAAATTTCTAAAGAAAACACGAAATTACAGATCGCTAAATTCTTGCCCCAAGTGAGTTTTTTTGGCTCTTATATCATGAAGCAAAACAATTCGGTGTTTGAAGACATGATCCCTAGTTGGTTTGTGGGCGTGGCCGGGCGCATGCCTATTCTTTCTCCCACAGGGCGTATCCAAAAATACCAAGCGAGCAAATTAGCGGAGTTGCAAGCTAATAGCGAACAAATCCAGGCTAAAAAAAACATGGAATTGTTAGTGAATAAGACTTATAAAGAGACGCTTTCTTATTTGAAAGAATACAAAAGCTTGCTTTCTAGCGTGGAATTAGCCAAGGAAAATTTAAAGCTCCAAGAGCAGGCTTTTTTACAAGGCTTAAGCACGAACGCTCAAGTCATTGATGCGAGAAACACGCTTTCTTCTATCATCGTGGAGCAAAAAAGCGTGGCTTATAAATACATCGTTTCATTAGCGAATTTAATGGCGTTAAGCGATCATATTGATTTATTTTATGAATTTGTTTATTAAAGGAAAAAATCATGTCAAATAGCATGTTGGATAAAAATAAAGCGATTCTTACAGGGGGTGGGGCTTTATTGTTAGGGCTAATCGTG contains:
- a CDS encoding AlwI family type II restriction endonuclease — its product is MTKKPARKILSFSTTMRNPKRIGQFLAVLGKFENQILKSSTIMQIIKSVLDHRLYRPTSINQNKELKEKFDSNEYVFSDEELERIIEISPQNHKEMGFEHGWESRFDTWYKLMCEFGFCYYAKYEKILISDSTRMLILAYYDKENDAFKESVDESVVGAIFLNALSKYEVGNPYKKNLNHNNPFKLLLSLLKRLKNAHLTPLSVKEIPILLCWKDDNANGLYDYIIHLRQEIVTINKTEFSYSDEFIYEKCLKLLESVNKTRFKMSQITNEAVDEYIRKMRITGLISLRGNGRFIDINTNENNKIDYILQTHKAFKGDYLNDTQANKLAFFNYMSIVDSFLVSVTPISANESVKSSKLNELATTYTKDFIKQELLITCNKQESKDSFLRLIDKPLRLEFLSAIFLKQHFENLSVIPNYKSDDEGLPVYTASGNKPDIVAMDTKAQSYIEVSLIRDRSQSTLEMIPIARHLKELIKNSTDIREKFSVFVAPNIHDDAKEYAEFAQFKDNINICCYAINDFIKKVENSAELLQLNDHLKA
- a CDS encoding Dam family site-specific DNA-(adenine-N6)-methyltransferase — encoded protein: MPQLNKLFPNNINQFIEPFVGGGSVFLNTKAKRYLANDIDTNIINLHKTLSKFNACELFDELSKIIIHYGLSFSFKGITAPSELKKQYIKTYYAKYNKIAYEKLRANFNSNQNNMLYLYLLLIYGFNHMIRFNSKGLFNLPVGNVDFNENVYNALKNYLDFMQQNTIIFHNNDYIDFLNHTTYLKDDYVYFDPPYLISNSEYNKLWDSNNEIALYGALDSLDKKGVLFGITNLIYHKGETNSILKEWAKKYYIFNIKSNYISYNDNTIKEDSQEIFVTNYRQLL
- a CDS encoding DNA adenine methylase, with the protein product MERFNLKNRRYIGSKTKLIEWVFGNLKLNNIKSVCDIFAGSGVVAGQFATIPNIKNIIINDILFSNEVIYHAFFRGQDADFKVLEELKEYYTQALKLEENYFSQHFSGKFFSYKDCIKIGSIREHIESLNLDKLNKDILLTSLIYSMDKIANTVGHYEAYRKKEILQDKFIFELISPIKHDKNIMIERKNANELAKTLKIDLVFIDPPYNSRQYSRFYHLYENLVQWKKPKLYGTALKPLCENMSEYCRSNAKKELSDLIEKLDCKRIALTYNNTYNSKSSSSQNKIDFKDLVGILSQKGKLSVKEKAHSFFNSGKTDFKEHKEFLFIVEVKP
- a CDS encoding LptF/LptG family permease codes for the protein MRLFRFVGWYYFKYFLIVLLALELFFVGIDSLKYADKMPDSANMIILFFTYDILFALNYTLPISLLLAMVLFYIAFIKSNQYTALLSIGFSKRQILNPIFFISLFFTAVYVGLNATPFVYMEEKTQNLIYKDNSLSVSEHLLVKYNDDYVYFDKINPLLQKAQNIKVFRLKDKTLESYAEAKEAFFEDKYWILHDTTIYEMPLSFELGANALNTTRLETFKTLKNFRPKVLDTIYQNKPAVSITDALLSLHALVRQNADTKKVRSFLYVFAILPFFVPFLSVLIAYFSPSLARYENLALLGLKFIIITLVVWGLFFALGKFSISGILIPEIGVLSPFFVFLALSLWYFKKLNKRL
- the pth gene encoding aminoacyl-tRNA hydrolase; amino-acid sequence: MALLVGLGNPTLRYAHTRHNAGFDILDSLVSELDLSFTFSPKHNACLCVYKDFILLKPQTYMNLSGESVLSAKNFYKTEELLIVHDDLDLPLGVVRFKKGGGNGGHNGLKSIDLLCSNSYYRLRVGISKGIGVIEHVLSKFHKNEEPLKNAVFEHAKNALKFFIESHDFNAMQNRFTLKKPLIIES
- a CDS encoding 50S ribosomal protein L25/general stress protein Ctc, with translation MLEGVIRESITKANAKALKKDGYLIANVYGKGIENVNGAFKLNPFIKYLKEKKHLIFPVKLGDKTFEVVVQEYQKNPVTNELIHVDLLAVTKGVKSKFKVPVKHQGTPVGLKNKGILMLSKKRISVECAPEHLPDHYLVDVAPLDVNESILVRDLEKHENVKILDHDSIAVIGVIKAK